The Flavobacteriaceae bacterium 3519-10 genome includes a window with the following:
- a CDS encoding Lysyl-tRNA synthetase (class II), with amino-acid sequence MQLSEQEIIRREKLQTLQKMGINAFPAEEYTITHTTKAIKESFAEGEKVQIAGRLMSRRIQGKASFAELQDSDGRIQVYFNRDEICTGDDKTLYNEVYKHLLDIGDIIGIEGELFTTQVGEMTVKVENFKILTKSLRPLPQPRTDENGVTHDAFNDPELRYRQRYVDLIVNPQVKDVFVKRTKLFNAMRTFFNDAGYFEVETPILQSIPGGAAAKPFITHHNALDIPLYLRIANELYLKRLIVGGFDGVYEFSKNFRNEGMDRTHNPEFTALEIYVAYKDYNWMMDFTEKLLEYCAVQVNGSTNATFGEHQIDFKAPYPRISMTEAILNFTGFDITGKSESELFDFAKSIGIDVNETMGKGKLIDEIFGEKCEGNFIQPTFITDYPIEMSPLTKKHRSKEGLTERFELMVCGKEVANAYSELNDPIDQRERFEAQAALSERGDDEAMFIDNDFLRALEYGMPPTSGLGIGMDRLIMFLTNNPSIQEILFFPQMKPEKTIPQIELGEDEKAILEILNSQEEAFLLNELKERSQLSGKKWDKATKNLTKFEMIKVTKTDENVFVNLI; translated from the coding sequence AATTACACATACCACAAAAGCGATTAAAGAAAGCTTCGCCGAAGGCGAAAAAGTGCAGATTGCCGGCCGACTGATGAGCCGCAGGATCCAAGGAAAGGCAAGTTTTGCCGAACTTCAGGATTCTGACGGAAGAATTCAGGTGTATTTCAACCGCGACGAGATCTGTACCGGTGACGATAAAACACTGTATAACGAAGTTTATAAACATTTGCTCGACATCGGCGATATTATAGGCATCGAAGGCGAACTATTTACCACTCAGGTCGGCGAAATGACTGTGAAAGTTGAGAACTTTAAAATTTTAACCAAATCGCTCCGCCCGCTGCCGCAGCCAAGGACAGACGAAAACGGCGTTACGCACGATGCTTTCAACGATCCGGAACTTAGATACAGACAACGTTATGTTGATTTAATTGTGAATCCGCAGGTGAAAGATGTCTTCGTGAAACGCACGAAACTTTTCAACGCGATGCGCACATTTTTCAATGATGCAGGTTATTTTGAAGTGGAGACGCCAATCTTGCAATCGATTCCGGGTGGCGCGGCAGCTAAACCTTTTATCACCCATCACAATGCGCTCGACATTCCGCTCTATTTAAGAATTGCGAACGAACTTTATCTGAAAAGACTTATCGTTGGCGGTTTCGACGGGGTGTACGAATTCTCCAAAAACTTCAGAAATGAAGGGATGGACAGAACCCACAACCCGGAGTTTACGGCTCTTGAGATCTATGTGGCCTACAAAGATTATAACTGGATGATGGATTTCACTGAAAAACTGCTCGAATACTGTGCAGTTCAGGTAAACGGAAGCACAAACGCCACTTTTGGTGAGCATCAGATTGATTTTAAAGCGCCGTATCCACGAATTTCGATGACTGAAGCAATCCTGAATTTCACGGGATTTGATATCACCGGAAAATCTGAAAGCGAACTTTTCGATTTTGCAAAATCGATCGGTATCGACGTGAATGAAACGATGGGCAAAGGAAAACTGATCGACGAAATATTCGGCGAAAAATGTGAAGGAAACTTTATTCAGCCTACATTTATCACCGATTATCCGATTGAGATGTCACCTTTAACCAAAAAACACCGAAGCAAGGAAGGTTTAACCGAGCGTTTTGAGCTGATGGTTTGTGGTAAAGAAGTCGCGAATGCCTATTCGGAGTTGAATGATCCGATTGACCAACGTGAGCGCTTCGAAGCGCAGGCAGCACTTTCGGAAAGAGGAGATGACGAAGCGATGTTTATCGACAACGATTTCCTCCGCGCACTTGAATACGGAATGCCGCCAACATCTGGTTTGGGAATTGGAATGGACCGTTTGATTATGTTCCTCACGAACAATCCGTCGATCCAGGAAATATTGTTTTTCCCACAGATGAAACCGGAAAAAACTATTCCGCAGATTGAGCTCGGCGAAGACGAGAAAGCAATTCTTGAAATATTAAACTCACAGGAAGAAGCATTTTTACTGAATGAACTTAAAGAAAGAAGTCAGCTTTCTGGAAAAAAATGGGATAAAGCCACGAAAAATCTCACTAAATTCGAGATGATAAAAGTGACAAAAACGGACGAAAACGTTTTCGTGAATCTGATCTGA